A section of the Pimelobacter simplex genome encodes:
- a CDS encoding ThiF family adenylyltransferase: MHDTLSAHLLRRDGQEDICLATYTVSTGAMRTTHLLHEVHLPIEGDRQVHGNATIQGSYVLRIAVLAAQRGHGVAILHSHPGGRGWQRLSGPDADAESSYARLVEQITGLPLVGLTLAGDSTWSARTWNDGRPQWASSVRRVGTMLAVSWNDELVPPARLEVSQVRTISAWGDDLQRDIARLRVLVVGAGSVALDVVQRLAATGIVEIGIMDFDRVHVVNRDRMIGATRRDARLRRRKVDVAARLARLAATADEFKANPHHMSICSPEGLTAALDYDVIFSCVDRPWPRAVLNSIAYADLIPVIDGGIAIDTFETGGMRGATRRTQAATPGIACIACSGQINMQDVTLEMSGDLDDPEYIKRAGREPVSGRPNVAALCAGVSASQLELFVSLFAHPAGRGVANPLRFILALHHLEQMLAPSQTYCETERRTGLGDARIDLCRADGPWTSQEGDGLTWLRRRLHDRIDTIIERLLNR, translated from the coding sequence GTGCACGACACCCTGAGCGCACATCTCCTCCGGCGCGACGGGCAGGAGGACATCTGCCTCGCCACGTACACCGTCTCCACGGGGGCCATGCGCACCACCCATCTCCTCCACGAGGTGCACCTACCGATCGAGGGCGACCGACAGGTGCACGGCAACGCGACCATCCAGGGCAGCTACGTCCTGCGAATCGCCGTACTGGCCGCGCAGCGCGGACATGGCGTCGCGATCCTCCACAGCCACCCCGGTGGCCGTGGGTGGCAGCGGCTCAGTGGCCCGGACGCTGACGCCGAGAGCTCCTATGCACGCTTGGTCGAGCAGATCACCGGACTGCCGCTGGTCGGCCTGACGCTCGCTGGTGACAGCACCTGGTCGGCACGTACCTGGAACGACGGACGGCCGCAGTGGGCGAGCTCGGTCCGACGCGTGGGGACGATGCTGGCGGTGTCGTGGAACGACGAGCTCGTCCCGCCGGCACGTCTCGAGGTATCGCAGGTCCGGACCATCTCGGCGTGGGGAGACGACCTTCAGCGGGACATCGCCCGCCTTCGAGTCCTGGTTGTTGGGGCCGGCAGCGTTGCGCTGGACGTCGTCCAGCGCCTGGCCGCGACCGGCATCGTCGAGATCGGCATCATGGACTTTGATCGGGTGCACGTGGTGAATCGTGACCGGATGATCGGCGCCACCCGGCGCGATGCTCGCTTGCGTCGACGGAAGGTCGACGTCGCGGCACGGCTAGCGCGTCTCGCGGCCACGGCCGACGAGTTCAAGGCCAACCCCCACCACATGAGCATTTGCAGCCCCGAGGGGCTCACTGCCGCGCTCGACTACGACGTCATCTTCTCCTGCGTCGACCGCCCGTGGCCGCGCGCGGTGCTCAACTCGATCGCCTACGCCGACCTCATCCCCGTGATCGACGGCGGCATCGCAATCGACACGTTCGAGACCGGCGGCATGCGCGGTGCGACGCGGCGCACCCAGGCTGCCACGCCGGGCATCGCCTGCATTGCCTGCTCCGGCCAGATCAACATGCAGGACGTGACCCTTGAGATGAGTGGCGACCTCGACGACCCCGAGTACATCAAGCGCGCTGGGCGGGAGCCCGTCTCCGGGCGACCGAACGTCGCTGCCCTGTGCGCCGGAGTCAGCGCGAGCCAGCTCGAACTCTTCGTCAGCCTCTTCGCTCACCCCGCCGGGCGCGGTGTCGCCAATCCCTTGCGGTTCATTCTCGCCCTGCACCACCTCGAGCAGATGCTGGCCCCCTCGCAGACGTACTGCGAGACGGAGCGGCGGACAGGACTCGGAGATGCCCGCATCGACCTGTGCCGGGCGGACGGACCCTGGACCTCCCAGGAGGGGGACGGTCTCACCTGGCTCCGGCGTCGACTTCATGACCGCATCGACACGATCATCGAGCGGCTGCTCAACCGCTGA